TTTGTCTATTTTAATATACTAGTCATTTTAATATCCAAACTAagcttatttttatcaaaaatattaaataagttACAAACGAATCTctcaaatttcaaaacaaatcttaaaacaatttttaagttaatttaacgtttttgaataaaataaaataaagtatggataatcttaattttttaattttatttttgatttcaatatcaaatttaatttatttactaaaatttaaaacgaaTTTGTTCATTTTGATTCAAAGTAaaggtttttaaaatttgaaattttcatctaaattttagttaattttattcctaaattttaaaataaacttaaatttttaaaatattttttctgaaTTTGAGAGATTGAGTATGaaacttaataataattttgactaaaataaacatattaattatttgaaatattaaattaaatagaaaaaattaatattaaacagtTTAACGAAATTTAGTTGGAATACTATGGATACAGATATGGTCATGATATATTCTCTAACTTTACGTTTAATTTAGGTTTACCTTAAACCGAAGTGAAACCGggaaacagaaaaaaacaaacaacaatTTTGAAGCATCACAAAGATCCTTCCTCGAAATCGCTGCCGACAAAATCTGCAAATCTCATTGGTGACGAGCAGCAAGAATCCCTAATTCAGGGGAGGAAGCGGAGAAGCAATTGGTTGAGGGGAGAGAGCGTACGAATCGGGATGTCGAACGGTACGGAACAGACGCGGAAGCGTGCGGCGCCGGGAGACAGCAATTGGTTGCCATCTGGCTGGAGAGTTGAAGATAAAGTTCGAACCTCCGGTGCTACTGCTGGTTCCGTTGATAAGGTCTATAAAATCTCATCTCTTTGCTCACTGCTACAGTGTTCGTATGTAATAAAGATCTTGCCTTTAGATAAGATCAATAGATTGGTATGAGTTTGGAGTTGTATGTTAATGGTCCTGTGTTTTGCAGTACTATTACGAACCAATCACGGGACGTAAGTTTCGATCCAAGACCGAAGTACTCTACTACTTGGAACATGGGACTTCTAAGAAAGGAAGCAAGAAACCAGACAACACTGATTCCAGTTCTGACGTGAGTTAAAAAGTTTGAACCTTTCCACCGCAAACTCGTGATATAATATGGGAATCTTGTGTGTTGCAGCATGTGGAAGGGCAAGGAAGCAATAAATCGAGCAGGAAAGCTAAAGAGCCAACACCGCCGCCACGGCCACGGTCGCCGCCTTTGAAGTTTGATTTTGAGAATCCGCCAGAGAAGGTAAGCTGGTCTGCTGCAAACGCGGGGGAAGAAGGTTGGGCACCTTTTGTTGGGGACGACAAGGTTCAAGATTCATTGAGACGAGAATGGTGCACTGCGTTTAACGTCGTCACGACCAAGAACCCAACTAAACTGTCGTCGTTGAGACGATGATAGACAAAGGTGGCGATGATTTTTTGGGTTGTTGCGTCTGTTGTAACATAGACGGGGATGGTTAGTTATTTAA
Above is a window of Brassica napus cultivar Da-Ae chromosome A10, Da-Ae, whole genome shotgun sequence DNA encoding:
- the LOC106417396 gene encoding methyl-CpG-binding domain-containing protein 6-like, which gives rise to MSNGTEQTRKRAAPGDSNWLPSGWRVEDKVRTSGATAGSVDKYYYEPITGRKFRSKTEVLYYLEHGTSKKGSKKPDNTDSSSDHVEGQGSNKSSRKAKEPTPPPRPRSPPLKFDFENPPEKVSWSAANAGEEGWAPFVGDDKVQDSLRREWCTAFNVVTTKNPTKLSSLRR